Proteins encoded within one genomic window of Fragaria vesca subsp. vesca linkage group LG1, FraVesHawaii_1.0, whole genome shotgun sequence:
- the LOC101296804 gene encoding photosystem I reaction center subunit N, chloroplastic-like, which translates to MAAMNSSVLASNYAISGSSAILAEGNGKMTSMPQRVAMPVIRAQHQESQSVGGRRAALLFLTATAAAVASNSIANAGVIDDYLEKSKTNKELNDKKRLATSGANFARAFTVQFGTCKFPENFTGCQDLAKQKKVPFLSDDLSLECEGKDKYKCGSNVFWKW; encoded by the exons ATGGCAGCCATGAACTCTAGCGTTTTGGCAAGTAACTATGCCATCTCTGGCAGCAGTGCAATACTTGCTGAAGGCAATGGGAAGATGACCTCCATGCCTCAGAGAGTAGCCATGCCTGTGATCAGGGCACAACATCAAGAGTCGCAAAGCGTTGGAGGAAGAAGAGCTGCACTGCTCTTCCTCACCGCCACTGCTGCTGCCGTTGCCTCCAACTCCATCGCCAATGCCGGCGTCATTGATGACTACCTGGAGAAGAGCAAGACCAACAAG GAACTCAATGACAAGAAGAGGCTGGCAACAAGTGGAGCAAACTTTGCAAGAGCATTCACTGTTCAGTTTGGGACTTGCAAATTCCCTGAGAACTTCACTGGCTGCCAAGATCTTGCCAAGCAAAAG AAAGTGCCATTTCTCTCTGACGATCTGAGTTTGGAATGCGAAGGCAAGGACAAGTACAAGTGTGGTTCCAATGTATTCTGGAAATGGTGA
- the LOC101292838 gene encoding probable polygalacturonase-like — translation MDSEKSIFGGAIRPTWPSLLLLFTIMLLLSYQISTMAALPRWAGSVWGSETALTDPTRRSCSGFFGEDGRAPRRRRRKTVMSIRDFGGVGDGTTSNTAAFRKAIRFMQEQQGGAQLNVPEGRWLTGSFNLTSNFTLFLEHGAVILGSQDPKEWPIIEPLPSYGRGRERLGGRHISLIHGDGLTDVVITGHNGTIDGQGKMWWELWWNRTLEYTRGHLLELMNSNNILISNLTFLNSPFWTVHPVYCSNVVIKDMTILAPLKAPNTDGIDADSCTNVCIEDCYIESGDDLIAIKSGWDHYGIKMARPSSNIIVRRVSGTTPTCSGIGIGSEMSGGISNVTIEDLHVWNSAAGVRIKSDKGRGGYIENVTISNIKMERVKTPIKFSRGSNDHPDKGWDPKAVPKVKGIFISNVLSLNSTKAPVLLGVEGGSYEGICLRNVTVLGLAASAAWQCEFVSGFANDVFPTPCPQMQDIGSFDWCQQR, via the exons ATGGATTCGGAGAAGTCCATATTCGGCGGCGCCATCAGGCCGACGTGGCCGTCTCTGCTCCTCCTCTTCACCATCATGCTCCTCCTCTCCTACCAAATCTCCACCATGGCTGCCCTGCCGCGCTGGGCCGGGTCGGTCTGGGGATCCGAAACCGCTTTGACCGACCCGACGAGGAGGAGCTGCTCCGGATTCTTCGGCGAGGACGGAAGAGCTCCGCGGAGGAGGAGGAGGAAGACGGTGATGTCGATAAGAGACTTCGGCGGAGTCGGCGACGGGACGACGTCGAATACGGCGGCGTTTAGGAAGGCGATACGGTTCATGCAGGAGCAGCAAGGTGGGGCCCAGCTGAATGTTCCCGAAGGGAGATGGTTGACGGGGAGTTTTAACCTCACCAGTAACTTCACGCTTTTTCTCGAGCACGGCGCTGTAATTCTCGGCTCCCAG GATCCAAAGGAATGGCCTATAATTGAGCCATTGCCTTCTTATGGAAGAGGGAGAGAGCGGTTAGGAGGAAGGCATATAAGCCTTATTCATGGGGACGGTCTCACTGATGTTGTCATTACAG GTCATAATGGAACAATTGACGGTCAAGGAAAAATGTGGTGGGAACTATGGTGGAACAGAACGCTCGAGTATACGAGAGGTCACCTTCTTGAACTAATGAACTCTAACAACATTCTCATCTCTAACCTCACCTTCCTCAATTCTCCTTTTTGGACAGTTCATCCTGTTTACTGCAG CAATGTTGTTATAAAGGACATGACAATTTTGGCTCCCCTTAAAGCTCCTAACACTGACGGCATTGACGCAG ATTCATGTACAAACGTGTGCATTGAAGATTGTTACATTGAGAGTGGCGACGATCTTATAGCCATTAAAAGTGGTTGGGATCACTATGGAATCAAGATGGCTCGTCCAAGCTCAAACATCATAGTGAGGAGAGTTTCTGGCACCACTCCCACCTGTTCTGGAATTGGAATAGGTAGTGAGATGTCTGGTGGGATTTCAAATGTTACCATTGAGGATTTGCATGTTTGGAATTCTGCAGCTGGGGTGCGTATAAAATCTGATAAGGGTCGAGGGGGTTACATAGAAAATGTTACTATAAGTAACATAAAAATGGAAAGGGTCAAGACACCCATAAAGTTTAGTAGAGGGTCCAATGACCACCCGGACAAAGGATGGGATCCCAAAGCTGTTCCCAAAGTAAAGGGAATTTTCATCAGCAATGTTCTGAGCTTAAACTCAACAAAAGCCCCTGTACTGCTGGGTGTCGAGGGTGGTTCTTATGAAGGGATCTGTCTCAGGAATGTAACTGTACTTGGTTTAGCAGCATCTGCAGCGTGGCAATGTGAATTTGTTTCCGGTTTTGCTAATGACGTATTTCCAACGCCATGTCCTCAGATGCAGGATATTGGCTCTTTTGACTGGTGTCAGCAACGTTGA
- the LOC101291175 gene encoding laccase-15-like, whose translation MKEVSRISIHLQLLGLLFAVNGFLLHCQAWPARYTFVVEDTPYTRLCSTKNILTVNGQFPGPTLYVHKGHTISVEVINRGSRNITLHWHGVAQPRNPWSDGPDYITQCPIQPGAKFTQKIIFSTEEGTLWWHAHSEWDRATVHGAIIIYPSKKSKYPFPKPHAEIPIILGEWWKEDIGKLYTRTIQTGGDPNISDAYLINGQPGDLYPCSKSDTFKVTVDYGKTYLLRLINSAVQEILFFAIANHKVTVVGTDASYTKPFTTDYVTISPGQTMDLLLHANQSPNHYYMAATAYVGGAVPYDNTTTRALLQYTNRGTKGNYTPSSIPLLPNLPAHNDTNASVHFSGSLRSLADKNHPIDVPLKITNHLFFTVSVNTFACPNNSCAGPNGTRLAASVNNISFVNPSIDILQAYYYHVNGAFGTRFPKTPPLLFNFTAQDLPLYLQTPKRGTEVKVLEYDATVELVFQGTNLVAGDDHPMHLHGFSFYVVGMGLGNFDKDKDPLTYNLVDPPLRNTIAVPVNGWTTIRFKADNPGVWFMHCHLDRHMSWGMDMTFIVKNGKDPKAHILPPPPDMPPC comes from the exons ATGAAGGAGGTTTCCAGAATTAGCATTCATCTGCAACTTTTGGGGTTGTTATTTGCTGTTAATGGCTTCCTCCTCCATTGCCAAGCTTGGCCAGCTCGTTACACTTTTGTG GTGGAAGACACTCCATACACAAGACTCTGCAGCACAAAGAACATCCTGACTGTAAACGGCCAGTTTCCGGGACCGACGTTGTACGTTCACAAAGGACACACTATCAGCGTCGAAGTCATTAACAGAGGCAGTCGTAACATCACTCTCCACTG GCATGGCGTTGCGCAACCAAGGAATCCATGGTCGGACGGACCGGATTATATCACGCAGTGTCCTATTCAGCCAGGAGCCAAGTTCACCCAGAAGATCATCTTCTCGACAGAGGAAGGCACCCTTTGGTGGCATGCTCACAGCGAGTGGGATCGAGCCACTGTCCACGGTGCCATCATCATATATCCCTCGAAGAAGAGCAAGTACCCTTTCCCCAAGCCTCATGCAGAAATTCCGATCATATTGG GAGAGTGGTGGAAGGAAGATATAGGGAAGCTTTATACTCGAACTATTCAAACCGGAGGGGACCCTAATATCTCCGACGCTTACCTCATCAATGGCCAACCTGGTGATCTTTATCCATGCTCTAAATCAG ACACGTTCAAGGTGACGGTTGACTATGGCAAAACCTACCTACTGAGACTAATCAACTCTGCTGTGCAAGAGATACTGTTTTTCGCCATCGCCAATCACAAAGTCACAGTTGTAGGCACAGATGCTAGCTACACCAAGCCTTTCACAACCGATTATGTCACAATCTCACCTGGCCAAACCATGGATCTTTTGCTCCATGCTAATCAGAGCCCTAACCACTACTACATGGCTGCTACAGCCTATGTTGGTGGCGCCGTTCCTTATGATAACACCACCACCAGAGCCCTTCTACAATACACGAATCGGGGAACGAAAGGAAACTATACCCCTTCTTCAATACCTTTGCTTCCTAATCTTCCTGCCCACAATGACACTAATGCATCAGTTCATTTCAGTGGTAGTCTAAGGAGCTTGGCTGATAAAAACCACCCCATTGATGTTCCACTGAAGATTACAAATCACTTGTTTTTTACAGTCTCCGTCAACACGTTTGCATGCCCCAATAATTCCTGCGCCGGGCCTAATGGGACGCGCCTGGCCGCTAGTGTGAACAACATTAGCTTTGTGAACCCTAGCATTGACATACTACAAGCTTACTATTACCATGTCAACGGGGCATTTGGAACTCGGTTTCCAAAAACCCCGCCTTTGCTGTTTAACTTCACAGCGCAGGACTTGCCGCTGTACCTTCAGACCCCAAAACGAGGGACAGAGGTGAAGGTACTGGAATACGACGCAACGGTGGAGCTTGTGTTTCAGGGGACTAATTTGGTTGCAGGGGATGATCATCCAATGCATCTTCATGGTTTCAGTTTCTATGTAGTTGGAATGGGGCTCGGGAACTTTGACAAGGATAAGGACCCTCTGACGTACAATCTTGTTGATCCTCCTCTTCGAAACACCATTGCTGTCCCTGTAAATGGGTGGACTACCATCAGATTTAAGGCTGACAATCCTGGAGTTTGGTTTATGCATTGTCATCTGGATAGGCATATGTCATGGGGCATGGATATGACATTCATAGTGAAAAATGGGAAGGACCCTAAAGCACACATCTTACCTCCACCACCAGATATGCCACCTTGCTAG
- the LOC101297956 gene encoding U6 snRNA-associated Sm-like protein LSm5-like — MANNPSSLMPSELIDRCIGSKIWVIMKGDKELVGTLRGFDVYVNMVLEDVTEYEITAEGRRITKLDQILLNGNNIAILVPGGSPEVE, encoded by the exons ATGGCCAACAATCCCTCGTCGCTAATGCCCTCAG AGTTGATCGACAGGTGCATAGGGTCGAAGATATGGGTGATCATGAAGGGCGACAAGGAGCTCGTCGGCACTCTCAGGGGTTTCGATGTCTACGTCAACATGGTTCTCGAAGATGTCACTGAGTA TGAGATTACTGCTGAAGGAAGAAGGATAACCAAGCTTGATCAGATTTTACTCAACGGAAACAACATTGCCATT CTGGTCCCAGGTGGCTCCCCTGAAGTAGAGTAA
- the LOC101313557 gene encoding protein FAR1-RELATED SEQUENCE 5-like, with the protein MEREFHTPSNSNNVAISTQDAEATNTSDYEISSKMDFGSGIDLNGFVDVENNEVGGSEEESEVVRRPSENAELIHSRMRQELIPVVGIEFETEKDALAFYNRYAYRFGFGTRLSKAHTSSSGLLKDRLFVCSAEGKRRKDKRSVNISLAQNVQADMAEDAGLDPKETLELLSQQAGGRENLGFIPEDYKNYLRSNRTREMKSGDTGGVLEYLQRMQSENPSFSYAIQVDVDDLITNIFWADAKMKVDYDYFGDVVCFDTTYRKNKEGRPFAMFVGVNNHKQTLIFGAALLYDETAETFMWLFDTFANTMSGKDTKKHID; encoded by the exons ATGGAACGTGAATTTCATACGCCATCAAACTCAAACAACGTAGCAATATCAACACAG GATGCCGAAGCTACAAATACTTCTGATTATGAAATATCTAGCAAAATGGACTTTGGAAGTGGTATAGACTTGAATGGTTTCGTAGATGTTGAAAATAATGAAGTTGGAGGTAGTGAAGAAGAGTCAGAAGTAGTCAGAAGACCAAGTGAAAATGCTGAATTAATTCATTCCAGAATGCGTCAAGAATTGATCCCTGTAGTTGGTATAGAGTTTGAAACAGAAAAAGATGCACTTGCTTTCTACAATCGATATGCATATAGATTTGGTTTCGGTACTAGATTAAGTAAAGCACATACATCCTCCAGTGGCTTATTGAAGGACAGACTTTTTGTTTGCTCGGCTGAAGGTAAACGTAGAAAAGACAAGCGAAGCGT AAACATCTCTCTTGCTCAAAATGTTCAAGCTGATATGGCTGAAGATGCAGGACTCGATCCAAAGGAAACTCTTGAGCTATTGAGTCAACAAGCTGGTGGGCGTGAGAATCTAGGATTTATTCCAGAAGATTATAAGAACTATTTACGTTCAAATCGAACACGAGAAATGAAGTCAGGGGATACAGGAGGTGTATTGGAATATCTACAAAGAATGCAATCGGAGAATCCCAGTTTTTCTTATGCTATACAAGTTGATGTGGATGATTTGATAACCAATATTTTCTGGGCTGATGCAAAGATGAAGGTAGACTATGATTACTTTGGTGATGTAGTATGTTTTGATACCACCTACAGGAAAAATAAAGAAGGAAGACCATTTGCGATGTTTGTTGGTGTCAATAATCATAAGCAAACACTCATATTTGGTGCTGCGTTGTTATATGATGAGACTGCTGAAACTTTCATGTGGTTGTTTGATACTTTTGCAAATACAATGTCTGGGAAGGACACCAAAAAGCATATTGACTGA